Proteins encoded within one genomic window of Vairimorpha necatrix chromosome 3, complete sequence:
- a CDS encoding histone chaperone ASF1, protein MELLTLKKIELKETIRKATDPLEFDLEMHCKEELEEGVVFTIIYTADVKNEFRDQILSETEIFPVPKGNIKFSLDADAPEIKLIPHDKLFGLTSIIIVGKYKDEQFIRIGYIVDVYYPGIANEHLLYNDDSEEEIEEDEENEEEDDNENFDDIIATDEDSEESEEGEEETVEGEIEEEETVEGETEEETEETSETSEEAEEEVKDENAPNSFSEALVEKLAETEDNPEDKVQPEEFSKINAELEKPISEDENPEDVFEFRGYKINYNYIEMNVMVPPSVHNFLIKWREDSVSESEENIEECEIEEKNAKKIKRE, encoded by the coding sequence ATGGAACTTCTtacactaaaaaaaattgaactAAAAGAGACAATTCGCAAAGCCACAGATCCTTTAGAATTTGACTTAGAAATGCATTGTAAAGAAGAATTAGAAGAAGGTGTTGTTTTTACGATTATTTATACTGCTGatgttaaaaatgaatttagaGATCAAATTTTAAGTGAGACGGAGATTTTCCCTGTTCCCAAAGGAAATATCAAGTTTTCGCTTGACGCTGATGCGCCTGAAATTAAACTTATTCCTCATGATAAGTTATTTGGACTTACTTCTATTATTATTGTAGGGAAATATAAAGATGAACAGTTTATAAGAATAGGTTATATAGTTGATGTTTATTATCCGGGAATAGCTAATGAGCACCTTCTTTATAATGATGATAGTGAAGAAGAGATTGAGGAAGATGAGGAGaatgaagaagaagatGACAATGAGAACTTTGATGACATAATAGCCACTGATGAAGATTCAGAAGAAAGTGAAGAAGGAGAAGAAGAAACAGTCGAAGGCGAAATTGAGGAAGAAGAAACAGTCGAAGGCGAAACTGAGGAAGAAACTGAAGAAACCAGTGAAACAAGCGAAGAAGCAGAAGAAGAAGTTAAAGATGAAAATGCACCAAACTCTTTTTCTGAAGCTTTGGTCGAGAAACTCGCCGAAACTGAAGACAATCCTGAAGACAAAGTTCAACCTGAagaattttctaaaatcaATGCCGAGTTAGAAAAGCCCATCTCCGAAGACGAAAATCCTGAAGATGTTTTCGAATTCAGAGGTTATAAGATTAATTACAATTATATTGAAATGAATGTTATGGTCCCTCCTAGTGTTCATAATTTCCTTATAAAATGGAGAGAAGATTCAGTAAGCGAAAGtgaagaaaatattgagGAATGTGAAATTGAAGAGAAGAAtgctaaaaaaatcaaaagagaataa